One window of Helicoverpa zea isolate HzStark_Cry1AcR chromosome 12, ilHelZeax1.1, whole genome shotgun sequence genomic DNA carries:
- the LOC124635019 gene encoding uncharacterized protein LOC124635019 isoform X2 translates to MSESEKSEIQVPIRKRSAIKGQVTKFYNYLQEISKNTPISSLQSKEIVLKIEKFQTLLSTFDTLQTEIELNCSDLEEQLAERELIEENFHKCIALAQEINESASVSKTEHQKHESEYGSVNNSQCSHRFSSVKLPTIKLPSFDGNYLKWLEFRDTFDSLINSNENIPNINKFHYLRSSLEGGALVVIKSIEFTSNNYKVAWDLVCQRYNNKNLLINNHLKALFNIEVLTRESHKALRFLIDLVSKNLRALNTLGQPTDKWDALIIYMVSTKLDSTTSRKWEELKNGLPELPTLEQFNDFLRNRADVLETTQVQNISRNDNYKSQGPREQKYSNSKSFVSSMSNNNSYKKSCDICHESHHLHACSKFNDMSTEARLDTALKLKLCLNCLRSGHTAKHCFLKGSCKYCNKKHNSLLHKDSTVGCSSSSSNTNNNNLPSNTLPTTLSAVSASQVLLCTAIVEIVNPENNISYRARALLDTGSQSSFITNKFKIKLGLQTQCSNPIRIAGIGNVQCDITERCSLKLFSCIDKSFNLEMMCLVVPQITSSLPTLKVDVKSLGLPANIILADPEFHCPSDIDMLLGADVFWEIVGTQQIGLGRHRPILQSSKLGWLVTGPIGIGQSNLSHENSYINVLNCSIIKDDIHDSLQRFWEVEELPSNKISYTLEEQACENSFKQNTSRLPSGRFLVKMPLKESPEEALGDSYNIAKRRFFSLENKLDKNPNIKKQYVDFINEYLDLGHLEDTSLPLKVLQLNTVTYGTASAPFLSTRCLLQLAEECTDMSIANIIKNDFYYDDLSTGASTEDELLKIYNSVTEILSSASFPLRKIRTNCPKIFENDVNNNTLNLTKQSCVLGLNWSPTVDLFTFPIDINIDSLNITKRTIISTTCKIFDPLGVLCACIITAKIILQHLWSAKIDWDDSVPDDIKNSWIKFTKNLSDLSNIKLERNVICDLPISVELHCFVDASQNAYSACVYLRTTNNNNQITVKLLCAKARVAPLKPTTIPRLELCGALLGARLCAKVLESLRCNIISKTIWTDSMVVLGWLKVQYKHLKPFVRNRVNEINEITADYSWRHVPTDCNPADLASRGVTPQQLQSSSLWWEGPSFLRRDPSEWPQQGVPNLELPELKVMVTSVDTNFLDFTRYSNFTKLKRIMAYVHRFVNNFICKYSKNKNFNKLTGCLSTDELCNSLKTLIRCCQVQSFSCELNTIKTNKELHHKSKMLPLKPFIDEDGILRVGGRIQNTNYNFEKRHPIILDAKHSFTKLLMRHEHLRLFHAGPQLLLSSIREEYWPIGGRNLARSILRKCVVCIRFKGKTLQPIMGNLPNVRTNPSFPFYSCGTDFAGPFMISSRKGRGSRVSKCYLCLFVCLTTKAVHLELVSDLTTQGFLMCLRRFVSRRGKPYEIYSDNGKTFVGANNELGRVLKSSREAVTEYGSTEGIRFKFSPAYSPHFGGIWEAGVKSSKHHLKRIAGNAALTFEELATLFTQIEAILNSRPLSPLSSDPTDLLPLTPGHFLIGRPLKSVPSLLIEKSRANRYERIEQLRQQFWERWRREYLAELQQRTKWRRPDRELKVGDLVILKEDNLPPLCWRLGRITKLYQGPDGVSRVADVLTSRGTVKRAVHKFCIIPGDDIDPNSTA, encoded by the exons ATGAGTGAAAGTGAAAAGTCAGAGATTCAAGTTCCTATTAGAAAACGTAGTGCCATCAAAGGCCAAGTTACAAAATTCTACAACTATTTACAAGAGATATCTAAAAATACTCCAATTAGTAGCTTGCAGTCtaaagaaattgttttaaaaatagagaAATTTCAAACTTTATTAAGTACATTTGATACCTTGCAAActgaaattgaattgaattgctCAGATTTAGAGGAACAGTTAGCTGAGAGAGAATTAATTGAAGAAAATTTTCATAAGTGTATCGCATTGGctcaagaaataaatgaatcagCGAGTGTTTCAAAAACTGAACATCAAAAGCATGAGTCAGAATATGGTAGTGTAAATAATAGTCAATGTAGTCATAGGTTTAGTTCAGTAAAATTGCCCACAATAAAATTGCCATCTTTTGATGGAAATTACCTTAAATGGCTGGAATTTAGAGACACTTTTGACAGTTTAATTAATAGTAATGAAAATATTCCTAACATAAACAAGTTTCATTATTTAAGGTCATCCTTAGAAGGAGGAGCACTAGTAGTTATCAAATCAATAGAATTCACATCTAACAATTATAAAGTAGCATGGGATTTAGTTTGtcaaagatataataataaaaatttacttataaataatcatttaaaagcATTATTTAATATAGAAGTCTTAACAAGAGAATCTCACAAAGCTTTAAGATTCTTAATTGATttagtttcaaaaaacttaagagCACTAAATACTTTAGGGCAGCCAACAGATAAATGGGatgctttaattatttatatggtGTCCACAAAGCTAGATAGCACCACTAGTAGAAAGTGGGAAGAATTAAAAAATGGGTTACCAGAATTACCTACTTTAGAGCAATTCAATGATTTCTTGCGTAACAGGGCAGATGTTTTAGAAACAACACAAGTtcaaaatataagtaggaatGATAATTATAAATCACAAGGTCCTAGGGAGCAAAAGTATTCTAATTCTAAGTCTTTTGTTAGTTCAATGAGTAACAACAATTCTTACAAAAAGTCATGTGATATTTGTCATGAAAGTCATCATTTGCATGCATGTTCAAAGTTTAATGATATGTCAACTGAAGCTAGGTTAGATACAGCcttaaagttgaaattatgtCTCAACTGTTTGCGAAGTGGACATACTGCAAAACATTGCTTCCTAAAAGGttcctgtaaatattgtaataagaaacataactctttgttgcaTAAAGATTCTACTGTAGgatgtagtagtagtagttcaaatacaaataataataacttacctTCAAATACTTTACCCACAACACTTTCAGCAGTCTCTGCAAGTCAGGTACTATTATGTACAGCTATAGTGGAAATTGTAAatcctgaaaataatatttcttaccGTGCTCGAGCTCTCCTTGACACAGGTAGTCAATCAtcgtttattacaaataaattcaaaataaagctAGGTCTACAGACACAATGTTCAAACCCAATACGTATCGCTGGCATTGGTAATGTGCAGTGTGACATTACAGAGAGGTgtagtttgaaattattttcatgtattgataaatcatttaacttagAAATGATGTGTTTAGTAGTACCACAAATAACTAGTAGTTTACCAACACTAAAAGTTGATGTTAAAAGTTTAGGGCTGCCGGCTAACATAATCCTTGCAGACCCTGAGTTCCATTGTCCCTCCGATATTGATATGTTATTGGGGGCAGACGTTTTTTGGGAAATAGTAGGTACCCAACAAATAGGATTGGGTAGACATCGGCCTATATTACAAAGCTCTAAGTTAGGCTGGCTAGTAACTGGCCCTATAGGAATAGGACAGTCTAATTTGTCACATGAAAATTcatatattaatgttttaaattgtagTATTATAAAGGATGATATTCATGATTCATTACAAAGATTTTGGGAGGTAGAAGAATtgccttcaaataaaatatcttacacGCTTGAAGAACAAGCATGTGaaaacagttttaaacaaaatacaagtcGCTTGCCAAGTGGTAGGTTTTTAGTTAAAATGCCACTGAAAGAATCACCAGAGGAAGCATTAGGTGATTCATACAATATTGCCAAAAGGCgtttttttagtttagaaaACAAGTTAGATAAGAATCCTAATATTAAGAAACAATATGTAGATTTTATTAATGAATATTTAGATTTAGGTCATTT GGAAGATACATCTCTACCACTTAAAGTTTTACAATTAAACACTGTAACATATGGTACAGCTTCAGCACCTTTCCTAAGTACTAGATGTCTATTGCAATTAGCTGAAGAATGTACAGATATGTCTAttgctaatataattaagaatgatttttattatgatgacCTAAGTACTGGAGCATCTACAGAAGATGAACTATTGAAAATCTATAACTCTGTGACTGAAATATTAAGTTCAGCATCATTCCCATTACGCAAAATACGCACTAATtgtccaaaaatatttgaaaatgatgtaaataataatacattaaatcTAACTAAACAGTCATGTGTACTAGGGTTGAATTGGTCACCTACAGTAGATTTGTTTACATTTCCTATAGACATAAATATAGattcattaaatattactaAGAGAACAATAATATCTACAACTTGTAAAATCTTTGACCCTTTAGGTGTCTTGTGTGCATGTATCATTACtgccaaaataatattacaacatttATGGAGCGCTAAGATAGACTGGGATGATTCAGTACCTGATGATATTAAGAATTCTTGGattaaatttacaaaaaaccTTTCAGATCTATCAAACATAAAATTGGAAAGAAATGTTATCTGTGACTTGCCAATATCAGTAGAGCTgcattgttttgtagatgcatCACAGAATGCATATAGTGCTTGTGTTTATTTAAGgacaactaataataataatcaaattacAGTTAAGCTGTTATGTGCCAAGGCTCGAGTGGCTCCATTGAAGCCAACCACCATACCTCGCTTGGAGCTGTGTGGTGCCTTACTCGGAGCAAGGTTATGTGCAAAAGTTTTAGAGTCACTACGTTGTAATATTATCAGTAAAACTATTTGGACCGATTCAATGGTAGTACTTGGTTGGCTAAAGGTTCAATATAAGCATCTAAAACCTTTTGTTCGTAATAGAGTAAATGAGATCAATGAAATTACAGCAGACTATTCATGGCGACATGTGCCTACTGACTGTAACCCTGCTGACCTAGCCTCAAGAGGTGTAACTCCACAACAGTTGCAGTCCTCATCCTTGTGGTGGGAGGGACCTTCATTTCTTAGAAGGGACCCAAGTGAGTGGCCTCAGCAAGGTGTACCAAATTTAGAATTACCAGAACTTAAAGTAATGGTTACTAGTGTAGACACTAATTTCTTAGATTTTACTAGATATTCAAATTTTACTAAACTTAAAAGAATTATGGCCTATGTTCATagatttgttaataattttatttgcaaatatagtaaaaataaaaactttaataagcTAACAGGTTGTCTTAGCACAGATGAACTTTGTAATTccctaaaaacattaattaggtGTTGCCAAGTGCAATCATTTTCTTGCGAATTAAACACAATTAAAACGAATAAAGAACTGCATCACAAATCCAAAATGCTACCACTAAAACCATTCATAGATGAAGATGGTATACTTAGAGTGGGTGGTcgtatacaaaatacaaattacaattttgaaaaaagacATCCAATTATACTTGATGCCAAACATAGTTTTACTAAATTACTTATGAGACATGAGCATTTAAGGTTATTTCATGCCGGACCACAACTACTTTTATCTTCTATAAGAGAAGAATATTGGCCTATAGGTGGTAGGAATTTAGCTCGtagtattttaagaaaatgtgtAGTATGTATACGATTTAAAGGTAAAACACTTCAACCTATAATGGGTAACCTTCCTAATGTAAGGACAAATCctagttttcctttttattcaTGTGGAACAGATTTTGCAGGTCCGTTCATGATTTCAAGTAGAAAAGGTAGAGGTAGTCGAGTATCAAAATGTtacctttgtttatttgtttgtcttaCAACTAAAGCTGTTCACTTGGAGCTCGTTAGTGACCTTACTACTCAAGGTTTTTTAATGTGCCTTAGGAGATTTGTTTCGAGAAGGGGAAAACCTTACGAAATTTATTCAGATAATGGAAAAACATTTGTAGGGGCTAACAATGAATTGGGTAGAGTGCTTAAGTCTAGTCGCGAGGCTGTGACAGAGTATGGCAGTACTGAAGGCATTAGATTTAAATTTAGCCCTGCATATTCACCTCATTTTGGGGGTATTTGGGAAGCTGGGGTTAAATCATCCAAACATCATCTTAAGAGAATAGCTGGCAACGCAGCCTTAACATTTGAGGAACTTGCAACGTTGTTCACACAAATAGAGGCTATCCTAAATTCCCGTCCCCTATCTCCTCTCTCATCCGACCCAACCGATCTCCTACCCTTAACCCCTGGGCACTTCCTAATCGGGCGGCCACTCAAGTCGGTGCCGTCCTTGCTAATTGAAAAGTCTAGAGCTAACAGATACGAGCGTATAGAGCAGCTGCGGCAACAGTTTTGGGAGCGATGGCGCCGAGAGTACCTCGCCGAACTCCAACAGAGGACCAAGTGGCGGAGACCAGACCGGGAACTCAAAGTAGGCGACTTGGTCATCCTCAAAGAAGACAACCTACCTCCATTATGCTGGCGACTAGGCCGCATAACCAAACTTTACCAAGGACCAGATGGCGTCAGCAGAGTCGCCGACGTCCTCACATCGAGAGGGACTGTCAAGAGGGCAGTCCACAAGTTTTGCATCATACCTGGAGATGACATCGACCCAAATTCAACTGCTTGA
- the LOC124635019 gene encoding uncharacterized protein LOC124635019 isoform X3: MSESEKSEIQVPIRKRSAIKGQVTKFYNYLQEISKNTPISSLQSKEIVLKIEKFQTLLSTFDTLQTEIELNCSDLEEQLAERELIEENFHKCIALAQEINESASVSKTEHQKHESEYGSVNNSQCSHRFSSVKLPTIKLPSFDGNYLKWLEFRDTFDSLINSNENIPNINKFHYLRSSLEGGALVVIKSIEFTSNNYKVAWDLVCQRYNNKNLLINNHLKALFNIEVLTRESHKALRFLIDLVSKNLRALNTLGQPTDKWDALIIYMVSTKLDSTTSRKWEELKNGLPELPTLEQFNDFLRNRADVLETTQVQNISRNDNYKSQGPREQKYSNSKSFVSSMSNNNSYKKSCDICHESHHLHACSKFNDMSTEARLDTALKLKLCLNCLRSGHTAKHCFLKGSCKYCNKKHNSLLHKDSTVGCSSSSSNTNNNNLPSNTLPTTLSAVSASQVLLCTAIVEIVNPENNISYRARALLDTGSQSSFITNKFKIKLGLQTQCSNPIRIAGIGNVQCDITERCSLKLFSCIDKSFNLEMMCLVVPQITSSLPTLKVDVKSLGLPANIILADPEFHCPSDIDMLLGADVFWEIVGTQQIGLGRHRPILQSSKLGWLVTGPIGIGQSNLSHENSYINVLNCSIIKDDIHDSLQRFWEVEELPSNKISYTLEEQACENSFKQNTSRLPSGRFLVKMPLKESPEEALGDSYNIAKRRFFSLENKLDKNPNIKKQYVDFINEYLDLGHLEEIERPRFGNYLPHHAVLREKSETTKLRVVFDASVKTTSGKSLNDIQMIGPVIQNDLFNIMVRFRTHKFVLTGDIEKMYRQISIDESQRHLQLILWREDTSLPLKVLQLNTVTYGTASAPFLSTRCLLQLAEECTDMSIANIIKNDFYYDDLSTGASTEDELLKIYNSVTEILSSASFPLRKIRTNCPKIFENDVNNNTLNLTKQSCVLGLNWSPTVDLFTFPIDINIDSLNITKRTIISTTCKIFDPLGVLCACIITAKIILQHLWSAKIDWDDSVPDDIKNSWIKFTKNLSDLSNIKLERNVICDLPISVELHCFVDASQNAYSACVYLRTTNNNNQITVKLLCAKARVAPLKPTTIPRLELCGALLGARLCAKVLESLRCNIISKTIWTDSMVVLGWLKVQYKHLKPFVRNRVNEINEITADYSWRHVPTDCNPADLASRGVTPQQLQSSSLWWEGPSFLRRDPSEWPQQGVPNLELPELKVMVTSVDTNFLDFTRYSNFTKLKRIMAYVHRFVNNFICKYSKNKNFNKLTGCLSTDELCNSLKTLIRCCQVQSFSCELNTIKTNKELHHKSKMLPLKPFIDEDGILRVGGRIQNTNYNFEKRHPIILDAKHSFTKLLMRHEHLRLFHAGPQLLLSSIREEYWPIGGRNLARSILRKCVVCIRFKGKTLRNLFR; this comes from the exons ATGAGTGAAAGTGAAAAGTCAGAGATTCAAGTTCCTATTAGAAAACGTAGTGCCATCAAAGGCCAAGTTACAAAATTCTACAACTATTTACAAGAGATATCTAAAAATACTCCAATTAGTAGCTTGCAGTCtaaagaaattgttttaaaaatagagaAATTTCAAACTTTATTAAGTACATTTGATACCTTGCAAActgaaattgaattgaattgctCAGATTTAGAGGAACAGTTAGCTGAGAGAGAATTAATTGAAGAAAATTTTCATAAGTGTATCGCATTGGctcaagaaataaatgaatcagCGAGTGTTTCAAAAACTGAACATCAAAAGCATGAGTCAGAATATGGTAGTGTAAATAATAGTCAATGTAGTCATAGGTTTAGTTCAGTAAAATTGCCCACAATAAAATTGCCATCTTTTGATGGAAATTACCTTAAATGGCTGGAATTTAGAGACACTTTTGACAGTTTAATTAATAGTAATGAAAATATTCCTAACATAAACAAGTTTCATTATTTAAGGTCATCCTTAGAAGGAGGAGCACTAGTAGTTATCAAATCAATAGAATTCACATCTAACAATTATAAAGTAGCATGGGATTTAGTTTGtcaaagatataataataaaaatttacttataaataatcatttaaaagcATTATTTAATATAGAAGTCTTAACAAGAGAATCTCACAAAGCTTTAAGATTCTTAATTGATttagtttcaaaaaacttaagagCACTAAATACTTTAGGGCAGCCAACAGATAAATGGGatgctttaattatttatatggtGTCCACAAAGCTAGATAGCACCACTAGTAGAAAGTGGGAAGAATTAAAAAATGGGTTACCAGAATTACCTACTTTAGAGCAATTCAATGATTTCTTGCGTAACAGGGCAGATGTTTTAGAAACAACACAAGTtcaaaatataagtaggaatGATAATTATAAATCACAAGGTCCTAGGGAGCAAAAGTATTCTAATTCTAAGTCTTTTGTTAGTTCAATGAGTAACAACAATTCTTACAAAAAGTCATGTGATATTTGTCATGAAAGTCATCATTTGCATGCATGTTCAAAGTTTAATGATATGTCAACTGAAGCTAGGTTAGATACAGCcttaaagttgaaattatgtCTCAACTGTTTGCGAAGTGGACATACTGCAAAACATTGCTTCCTAAAAGGttcctgtaaatattgtaataagaaacataactctttgttgcaTAAAGATTCTACTGTAGgatgtagtagtagtagttcaaatacaaataataataacttacctTCAAATACTTTACCCACAACACTTTCAGCAGTCTCTGCAAGTCAGGTACTATTATGTACAGCTATAGTGGAAATTGTAAatcctgaaaataatatttcttaccGTGCTCGAGCTCTCCTTGACACAGGTAGTCAATCAtcgtttattacaaataaattcaaaataaagctAGGTCTACAGACACAATGTTCAAACCCAATACGTATCGCTGGCATTGGTAATGTGCAGTGTGACATTACAGAGAGGTgtagtttgaaattattttcatgtattgataaatcatttaacttagAAATGATGTGTTTAGTAGTACCACAAATAACTAGTAGTTTACCAACACTAAAAGTTGATGTTAAAAGTTTAGGGCTGCCGGCTAACATAATCCTTGCAGACCCTGAGTTCCATTGTCCCTCCGATATTGATATGTTATTGGGGGCAGACGTTTTTTGGGAAATAGTAGGTACCCAACAAATAGGATTGGGTAGACATCGGCCTATATTACAAAGCTCTAAGTTAGGCTGGCTAGTAACTGGCCCTATAGGAATAGGACAGTCTAATTTGTCACATGAAAATTcatatattaatgttttaaattgtagTATTATAAAGGATGATATTCATGATTCATTACAAAGATTTTGGGAGGTAGAAGAATtgccttcaaataaaatatcttacacGCTTGAAGAACAAGCATGTGaaaacagttttaaacaaaatacaagtcGCTTGCCAAGTGGTAGGTTTTTAGTTAAAATGCCACTGAAAGAATCACCAGAGGAAGCATTAGGTGATTCATACAATATTGCCAAAAGGCgtttttttagtttagaaaACAAGTTAGATAAGAATCCTAATATTAAGAAACAATATGTAGATTTTATTAATGAATATTTAGATTTAGGTCATTTGGAAGAAATAGAGCGTCCAAGGTTCGGTAATTATTTACCTCATCATGCAGTATTGCGTGAAAAAAGCGAAACAACAAAGTTAAGGGTAGTTTTTGATGCCTCAGTAAAAACAACCTCTGGAAAATCACTAAATGATATCCAGATGATAGGTCCAGTaatacaaaatgatttatttaatattatggtAAGGTTTCGTACTCACAAATTTGTTTTAACCGGTGACATAGAGAAAATGTATAGACAAATTTCTATTGATGAGTCACAACGtcatttacaattaattttgtgGAGGGAAGATACATCTCTACCACTTAAAGTTTTACAATTAAACACTGTAACATATGGTACAGCTTCAGCACCTTTCCTAAGTACTAGATGTCTATTGCAATTAGCTGAAGAATGTACAGATATGTCTAttgctaatataattaagaatgatttttattatgatgacCTAAGTACTGGAGCATCTACAGAAGATGAACTATTGAAAATCTATAACTCTGTGACTGAAATATTAAGTTCAGCATCATTCCCATTACGCAAAATACGCACTAATtgtccaaaaatatttgaaaatgatgtaaataataatacattaaatcTAACTAAACAGTCATGTGTACTAGGGTTGAATTGGTCACCTACAGTAGATTTGTTTACATTTCCTATAGACATAAATATAGattcattaaatattactaAGAGAACAATAATATCTACAACTTGTAAAATCTTTGACCCTTTAGGTGTCTTGTGTGCATGTATCATTACtgccaaaataatattacaacatttATGGAGCGCTAAGATAGACTGGGATGATTCAGTACCTGATGATATTAAGAATTCTTGGattaaatttacaaaaaaccTTTCAGATCTATCAAACATAAAATTGGAAAGAAATGTTATCTGTGACTTGCCAATATCAGTAGAGCTgcattgttttgtagatgcatCACAGAATGCATATAGTGCTTGTGTTTATTTAAGgacaactaataataataatcaaattacAGTTAAGCTGTTATGTGCCAAGGCTCGAGTGGCTCCATTGAAGCCAACCACCATACCTCGCTTGGAGCTGTGTGGTGCCTTACTCGGAGCAAGGTTATGTGCAAAAGTTTTAGAGTCACTACGTTGTAATATTATCAGTAAAACTATTTGGACCGATTCAATGGTAGTACTTGGTTGGCTAAAGGTTCAATATAAGCATCTAAAACCTTTTGTTCGTAATAGAGTAAATGAGATCAATGAAATTACAGCAGACTATTCATGGCGACATGTGCCTACTGACTGTAACCCTGCTGACCTAGCCTCAAGAGGTGTAACTCCACAACAGTTGCAGTCCTCATCCTTGTGGTGGGAGGGACCTTCATTTCTTAGAAGGGACCCAAGTGAGTGGCCTCAGCAAGGTGTACCAAATTTAGAATTACCAGAACTTAAAGTAATGGTTACTAGTGTAGACACTAATTTCTTAGATTTTACTAGATATTCAAATTTTACTAAACTTAAAAGAATTATGGCCTATGTTCATagatttgttaataattttatttgcaaatatagtaaaaataaaaactttaataagcTAACAGGTTGTCTTAGCACAGATGAACTTTGTAATTccctaaaaacattaattaggtGTTGCCAAGTGCAATCATTTTCTTGCGAATTAAACACAATTAAAACGAATAAAGAACTGCATCACAAATCCAAAATGCTACCACTAAAACCATTCATAGATGAAGATGGTATACTTAGAGTGGGTGGTcgtatacaaaatacaaattacaattttgaaaaaagacATCCAATTATACTTGATGCCAAACATAGTTTTACTAAATTACTTATGAGACATGAGCATTTAAGGTTATTTCATGCCGGACCACAACTACTTTTATCTTCTATAAGAGAAGAATATTGGCCTATAGGTGGTAGGAATTTAGCTCGtagtattttaagaaaatgtgtAGTATGTATACGATTTAAAG GGAAAACCTTACGAAATTTATTCAGATAA